Genomic DNA from uncultured Desulfuromusa sp.:
CTGTTCTTCACCAACGGCACCAACAACATTCCGGGTCTCGCCGTAAATGATATGAGGTTGGTACCCCAGTTCGATTATTTTCTTTTCTACCGCCTCAAGATCCGATTGTGCAGCACCCTTTTTCATAACAATAATCATTTTGATCTCCTTCTTGCCATCTTGGCAGAAAAGGCAAAAGGCCACCCGAACTCCCGGCGGCCTCAATTTCCAGATCATTTGAAATAGAAAAACCATGGGAGAACTGTCAGCCGTTCTGCCATGGTTTGTGTCATTTGAAGTTCTAAACCCTTCTCACGCACCTCTTCCCAAGGCAGACGGCCTGAAAAAACCGAAAAACCAAAAGAAAAAGCTAAAATAAGAAGCGTTAAAAGTCATGATTTAATCCCTTATTCTTTGACGCGCAGATTACACAAGGGTACAGCTGTACGCAAGTAAAAAAACACTAGGGGCCTCAATACTATTTTCACTTGACAGTCTTTGCCCCTTTCGATATAAACGGACTTCCTTTTGCCCAGATAGCTCAGTCGGTAGAGCAGAGGACTGAAAATCCTCGTGTCGGCAGTTCGATTCTGTCTCTGGGCACCAGAAACTTCAAGGGGTTGCGTCAATGGCGTGACCCCTTTTTACTTTTTAACCCTTTCCTTGATGATACTATGACCTATTACTCATCTACTGTAACGCGCCGCGCGATTTGGCACTAATTAACGATTGATTTGGCACTAAACATTTTGAAAAATTTCATCGTAAATCAACTTTCCGCTCGTCCTAAATCGGCCATATATTCCAACCCTTTTACAGCTACGCTGGCCACCCCCGGAATTGACCCTTTTCTGGCTTCCCACGACTGGTATGTTCGGTAGGCTGTTTCGAGTTTTGCAGCCATTTTTTTTACTGCCCCCCTCTTGTCACCAACAAGTTTTATTCGTATCGCTTTTAGATCTCTGCCTGTCATTTTACTTTCCTTTTCTTGTATGCAATATCAGCATACTACTACACTTGAAAAACGGGGAAGTAGTAAATCTAAGCGCCATATTTTTGATCTGATGGACTTTATCGAAAGTCTTAGGCTTTCCTATGCGGTGCAAAAACTTTTTTTTATGAATATCGTCCCTTATATCGAGTTATTAACAGGCAGTTAAAGTTCGTTTAAATTACCAGCTTTGAATGATAAGCTCTTGCAGCCAAACTCTTGGACCTGGTGATCGGGAGTTGCTGATGGCGCTTTGTAACTATGCCATCGACAAAATTTATCAACACGGATAAGTCCTTGAACGGAGAGACAAGGAACTATTGATTTTTCCCGTGTCTTTGCTACAATTTTTATCGCTGGGCAGCCCCTCCAAAACCTGCCCGGCAAAAGGCCCTCGGCACCCCCTCGCCGGGGGTTTTTTAATAATTAAAAACTCGCACGACCCCTTGTCGTGGGTCCGTCTTCTTGCCGCCAAACTCTTGCACCTGGTCGACCGAGAATAATATGGCTATGGCCGGAACGATTTGAATTGACAATGTTGCTGTATGTGCTTTCGTTTGCTTCCGCGTCGTAAGCCGTGACTGTAAAATAATAGATCACATCGTCAGTCAAATTTGTGATTTGGTATGTCAGCACATTGCCAACGTCAATCGGGCTGTTCCCCTGCGTTGATCCGCTACCATCCCACTGTCCAGCGACGTATGGCGCTGATTGATAGTAAATTTTGTAGCCAATGGCGGGCTCTGTTGGTGTTTTATCCCATGAGAGCTTGACATCCTGTGCAAAAGACATGGACGCGAAAAAGCATAAAAAAATGGAAAAACCAATAGCTTTCATTGCACCTCAAGTGTTGTTTGCCCTGTAACATCGATGAGCATCTGTCCACTGTCATCAATTAAAAAAAGTCCACCGGCAGTAAATTGGATGGTTTTTGCTATAG
This window encodes:
- a CDS encoding fibronectin type III domain-containing protein, which codes for MKAIGFSIFLCFFASMSFAQDVKLSWDKTPTEPAIGYKIYYQSAPYVAGQWDGSGSTQGNSPIDVGNVLTYQITNLTDDVIYYFTVTAYDAEANESTYSNIVNSNRSGHSHIILGRPGARVWRQEDGPTTRGRASF